In Gemmobacter sp., the sequence GGCCGCGGCATCGTCGCGCTCGGTCGCGCTGGCCAGTTCCTCCAGCCCTGCGCCGGTTTCGTCCAGGAACCGCCCCAGCAGCGTGTCAAAGCCCGCGCGCCCCAGCCCCTCCAGCAGCCCGGCCGCCTGCTCGGCATCCATCACCGGCAGCGCGGCATCGTCCGGCGGGGCCGGCACCACCCCGGCCAGCACATCGCGCAGCGCGCCGCACGACAGCGGCTTGACCAGCGTGGCGGCCATGCCGGCGGCCTCGAACCGGGCCAGATCCTCGGGCAGGGCATTGGCGGTCAGGGCGATGATCGGGGTGGCCCGGCTGGCGCCTGCGCCGGCGCGGATCGCCCGGGTCGCGGCGACGCCATCCATCTCGGGCATGCCGATATCCATCAGGATCAGGTCATAGGCCCGCGCCGCCGCCAGCCGCACGCCTTCGGCGCCGTTCACCGCCTCGTCCACCCGGTGGCCATCATCGGCCAGCAGCTGGCGCACGACAAAGCGGTTGACCTCGTTGTCCTCGACCACCAGAACATCCAGCTTGCACGGCAGCGGCGGGGCCAGCACATGGGCCGGGCCGCCCCCGCCGCCCGGCAGGGGCGCCACCACCGGATCCGTCGCCGCCGGCAGCGGCAGCAGGATGCGGAACCGGCTGCCCAGCCCCTCGTCGCTCTCCACCTCGATCGTGCCGCCCATCGCCCGCACCATGCGCCGGGCAATCGGCAGGCCCAGCCCCGTCCCTTCGGTCCGCCGGCCGTAAGAACTGTCAAGCGTCACGAAATCATCGAAGATCCGGCCAAGGTCGGCCGAGGCAATGCCGATGCCGGTGTCGGTGACAGAGAATTCGACCCGGTCATCCGCGGCCCGGCGGGCGGCAAGGGTGATCTCGCCATCGCGGGTGAACTTTACCGCATTGCCGGTCAGGTTCAGCAGCACCTGCCGCAGCTTCAGCGCATCGCCCAGCACCATGCCCGGCGCGCCCGGCGCCACCGCCAGCCGGTTGCCCAGGCGCTGCGCCGCAGGGCGCTGGCTGGCGGCGATATCCTCCAGCAGGGCGGCCGCGTCGAACGGCGCATGGGCCACCGGCATCTTGCCGGCGTCCAGCCGGGCAATGTCCAGCACGTCATTGACATGGCGCAGCAACAGGTCGCCGGAATTGCGCACGATGCGCAGGTAATCGCGCTGCCGGGCGGTCAGCCGGGTATCCTGCAACAGATCCAGCGTGCCCAGGATGCCGTTCAGCGGCGTGCGGATCTCGTGGCTCATCAGGGCCAGCATCTCGGCATTCGACCGCTCGCCCGCCAGCGCGCGGTCGCGCGCCTCGACCAGCGCCTGTTCGGCCGCCAGCTGGTCGGAAATGTCGCGCAGAAAGCAGACGCGGATCAGGCCATCGTCGCTGCCAGCCTCGCCCACCGAACATTCGGCGGGAAAGCGGCCGCCGTCGCGGCGCAGGCCGTCGACCCGCGCCAGCCCGCTGCCGGCGCGCGGCAGGCCGTCGGGGCAGGTACCGTCCGATGCGCCGCAGGCGACAAAGCCGCCGACATGCTGCCCCAGCGCCACCAGCCGGCTGGTGGCGAACAGCGCCTCGGCCGCACCGTTGAAATCCAGGATCCGGCCCCGGGCATCCACCACCAGGATCGCATCCAGCGAGGTGGCGACGATGGCGCGCAGCCGGCCATGCGTCAGCGCCTGTTCCGCGCCGCGCTGCCGCGCCTGCCCGAACAGCCGCGCCAGCACCACGACCAGCCCGGCCAGCACCCCGAACAGCACCAGCGTCAGCACGGGAACGCGGGTCAGGGTGGCGCTGGCCTCTTGCCGCCGCAGGTCGGATTCGGCCGCCATGGCACGCTGGCCGCTGAGCGTGACATTGCGCAGCAGCGGGCGCAGGCGGTCGGCCCGGTCGGCCAGTTCGGGCAGCGCGGCCAGCAGCGCCGGGTCCGGCCCGTCGATCAGCGGTGTCGCCCAGTCCAGCAGCGCGCGCGCGGCGGTCGCGCCGCTGTCGAAATCCCCGCGCCCGCGCAGGGGGGCGTAAAGCCGGCTGGTGCCCATCAGCCCGATCCGGCCATACAGCACGTCGAACCGCCGGCGCAGCTGGTCGGCGCTGCCGGTGCCGGCCTGCAACCCGCGGATTTCCAGCTGGAAGGCCAGCATTTCCACATCCAGCTGCGCCATGGTCCATTGCGCGCTGTCAGAGTTGGCAATGGCCAGCGCCTCGATCCCGTCGCGCACGTCGCGCGCCAGCCCCAGCGCCACGACAGAGGCCGACACGGCCGCCAGCACCGTCAGTCCCACCCCTGCCAGGCGGGCCAGCACCTGGCGCCTCATGGCGCCCCGTCGGGCAGCACCTCGATGCGGTCCAGCTGCCAGATGCTGCGGGAATAAATGACTTCGCTCTGGAATTCCGTTGAAACGTCATAGGGGTAGATCACCCACAGCGGCCCCTGGCCACGCGGCGGAATGGGGGCGCCATTCATTTCCCAGGCGATCAGCGCCCGCCCGGGCGCCGCATCCTTGATCGGGATTTCGGCGTTGTAATCGTTGATCGCCTTGGCGAACAGCAACCCTTCGGTGATCCCCAGCCGTTCCGTCAGCCGAAACAGTGGCAGGCCGCTGAACTGCTGCACCCCTTCGGTCCAGGGGGTCGAGGTGCGGAGATCGGCGCTGCCCAGCGATTGCAGCATCGCCAGGTCGAACACCGCCGCATCGCCGGCATTCGTCACTGCGATGGTGCCTGTCACGGTCAGCACCGGCGGCCCCTGCGGGCTGGGCAGCGGGGGCGGGGCATCCGCCCGGAGCGCCGCCGGGGCGATCAGCGTGGCTATCACGGCAAGGTTGGCAATCCGCAGCATCCGGTACTCCAGCAGCACCGCGGCATTCTGGCCCTCGCGCGCGCGGGCGGCAAGCCGGACCCTGCGAAAGATACATCTGTTTCCCCCGACATTGGGCTATACAGCGGGCCGCGCAGGGTGTATGCGCCCCGTTCTGGTGCAAGCGTCTTCACCCCCTGGCGGGAGGCCGGGCGGAACAGGCGAGCGCGCCGTGACCGGGCCAACAGGCTGGCCCCTTTTCCGCGAAAGACGCGACATGACCGAGACGACCCTGGCGGCCCCGCTGGCCGCTGCCCTTGCTGCCAAGGGCTACGAAACGCTTACCCCCGTGCAACAGGCCGTGCTGGCCGAGGATCTGGCAGGCCGCGACCTGCTGGTGTCGGCCCAGACGGGGTCCGGCAAGACGGTGGCCTTTGGCCTGGCCATTGCGCCGGAACTGCTGTCGGGCGATCTGGCCGTGGCGGCGGCGCCTCGTGCGCTGGTGGTGGCCCCCACGCGCGAACTGGCGTTGCAGGTGCGGCGCGAATTCGAATGGCTCTATGGCCCGGCCGGCGCCCAGATCGCCTCTTGCGTGGGCGGGATGGACTGGCGCACGGAACGCCGCGCGCTGGATCGCGGCGCCGCGATTGTCGTGGGCACCCCCGGCCGTCTGCGCGACCATATCGAAAAGGGCTCGCTCGATCTGTCCGACCTGCGCGCCGTCGTGCTGGACGAAGCCGACGAGATGCTGGACCTGGGTTTCCAGGAGGATCTGGAATTCATCCTGTCCGCCGCGCCGGAATCGCGCCGCACGCTGATGTTCTCGGCCACCGTGCCGAAGGAAATCGAGGCGCTGGCCACCGGGTATCAGCGCGACGCTGCCCGCGTGCAGGTCAAGGGCGAGGCGCGCCAGCATGGCGACATCGCCTACAAGGCCATGTCGGTTCTGGCCCGCGACAAGGAAAACGCCATCATCAACCTGCTGCTGCTGCAACAGGCGCGGGTGGCCATCGTGTTTGCGAAAACCCGCGCCTCGGTCACGCATCTGCATGCCCGCATGGCGAACCGCGGCTTCAAGGTGGTGGCGCTGTCGGGCGAGCTGAGCCAGGAGGAGCGCACCCGCGCGCTGCAATCGCTGCGCGACGGCCGGGCGCAGGTCTGCATCGCGACCGACGTGGCGGCGCGCGGCATCGACCTGCCGGGGCTGGATCTGGTGGTGCATTTCGACCTGCCGTCGAATTCCGAAACCCTTCTGCACCGTTCGGGCCGCACCGGCCGCGCCGGGGCCAAGGGCACGGCCGTTCTGGTCGTCGCCCCCTCGGACGCGCGCAAGGCGCAGCGCCTGCTGCAAGGTGCCAAGGTCGAGGCCGAATGGGTGAAACCCCCGACCGCCGACGAGGTGCAGGCCGCCGACGATGGCCGCATGCTGGCATCCGACCTGCTGCACGAGGCCGCGACCGAGGACGAGGCCCCGCTGGTCGAGGCGATCCTGGGATCGGCCAGCCCCGAGGCGGCCGCCGTCGCCTTCCTGCGCCTGTGGCGCGCCGGCCGGTCGGCCCCGGAAATCGTCGGCGACCTGCCGCCGGTCGAACCGCGCGAGGCACGGCCCCCGCGCGACAAGGCGGAATTCGGCCCCTCGGTCTGGTATTCGCTGTCGGTCGGCCATGAAGGCCGGGCCGAGGCGCGCTGGCTGCTGCCCAAGATCTGCGATGGCGCCGGGATCACCCGCACCGACATCGGCGCGATCCGCGTGCAACAGCGCGAGACCTTCGTGCAGATCGGCGAAGGCGCGGCCCCGAAACTGGGCGCCTCGCTGGAACTGGAACCGGGTCTGCTGGCCACCCGCATGGACAGCGCCCCCGACCTGGACCGCCCGTCGCGTCCTGCGGCGCCCCGCGGTGGCAAGCCGGCCTACAAACCCTTTGACCGCCCGCAAGGCCCGTCGCGCAAGCCCTATGGCGACCGTGAGGACAGCGGCGAGCGCCGCCCCTACACCCCGCGCCCCCCGCGCGAGTCCGGCGATGGCGAACGCAGCTATACCCCGCGCCCGGTGATGGCCGAACATTCCGGCGACCGCAGCGCCAGCACCGAACGCAAGCCCTATGTCAAGCGCGACTATGGCGACAGCAAGCCTTATGCGAAACGCGAAGACGGCGACCGCAAGCCTTGGGCCAGACCGGCCGGCGAAGATCGCAAGCCTTTCGCGAAACGCGAAGATGGGGATCGCAAGCCCTGGGGCAAACCGGCAGGCGACGATCGCAAGCCTTATGCAAAACGCGAAGACGGCGACCGCAAGCCCTATGTCAAGCGCGAGTATGGCGACAGCAAGCCTTTCGCAAAACGCGAAGATGGGGATCGGAAACCCTGGGGCAAACCGGCGGGCGACGATCGCAAGCCTTTCGCGAAACGCGAAGATGGCGACCGCAAGCCCTATGTAAAGCGGGAAGACAGCCGGGGTGGCGCGTTCGCGAAACGCGAAGATGCGCCGCGCAAGCCCTATGGCAAACGCGACGAGGACGGGGCCAAGCCGCGCAGCTTTGCCCCCAAGGGCGCCGATGCCCGCCCGACCCGGGCGCCGGCCGCCAAGCCGAACTTCTCGGACCCCAGCCAGTCGCTGCGCAAGCCGCGCAGCCCCGGCAAACCGGCACCGAAAGGCGGCTTCAAGCCCAAGCGCTGAAGAAATGGGGCGCGGCACCGCCCGGCGCCGCGCCCCTTTCGCCTTGATCGAAATATCCCCCGGAGGGCCGGCCCGCCAAGGGGCCGTCAGTCCGGGGCAGGTGCCTTACAGCGCGATTGCCAGCAGCACGACGCCCAGCACCACGCGATAGATCACGTAGGGCGTAAAGCTGACCCGGTCCAGGAACCGCATCATCAGCACCAGCGCCACCCAGGCCGAGACAAAGGCCAGCGCCGCCGCCAGCCCGACCTGGCCCCATTGCGCCGCACTCATGCCCTCGGTCACCACCTTGAGGCCCAGATAGCCGCCGGTTGCCAGCGTCACGGGAATCGACATCAGCATCGACAGCCGCGCCGCCGCATGGCGTTCGAACCGCAGCAGCCGCGCCGTGGTCATGGTGATGCCCGACCGCGACACGCCGGGGATCAGCGCCACCGCCTGCCACAGGCCCATGCGCACCACATCGCGCATGTTCCAGTCGTCCATCTTGCGGTCCTCGGGCTGGCTGCGGTGGGCCCACCACAGCCAGAGGCCGAAGACGATCATCGTCACGCCAATGATCACCGGATCGCGCAGCCGGTCCACCAGCCCGGTGGCCGCCAGGACCGCGCCCATGATCAGCGTGGGAATGGTGACCAGCACCAGTTGCAGCGCCAGCCGCGCATCGGGCGCCGTGCGGTCGCCCCCGGCCAGCTGGCCCAGGCCGCGCAGCACGCGCCCCACCTCGGCCCGCAGATACAGGATGACGGCCAGCACCGACCCGATATGCACCGCCACATCCAGCGCCAGCGCATCGGCCGTCTGCCCTGTCCATTCATGCAGCAGGATCAGGTGGGCCGACGACGAGATCGGCAGGAATTCGGTTATGCCCTGCACGATGGCCAGCAGGCTGAGCGTAAGCAGCGTCATGGAAACCCTTTCACGACGGTTGGGTGATTCGCGTCTGGCAGCGGAAACTGGTGTAAATCAGGGCGTTCCGAAGTGATAGGTAAGCATAGGTTACCTAAATTGCGCCCAAAATTTAATCCACAGGGGGGTCTTGCAGGAATTATCCTTGAAATTGGTCAGCGCTTCTGACTTTTCATCCGCAGCGCCTTGGTCTATTCCCAAGGCACGCAAGGTAGGGGGCCCAGCCATGGCTACGGAAAAGATGCTGCGTTTCGTTTCGCTGGGCAAGGAAATGCCTGAAAAGCGCCCGGCCGATCTGCGGGCGCAGGATTTCCACGAGATCTACCGCGAATTCGCCGATGCCAAGGCCGCCGATCAGGCCAGCCGGTGCAGCCAGTGCGGCGTGCCCTATTGCCAGGCGCATTGCCCGTTGCAGAACAACATTCCAGACTGGCTGCGCATGACCGCCATGGGCCGGCTGGAAGAAGCCTACGAGATCAGCCAGGCCACCAACACCTTCCCGGAAATCTGCGGCCGCATCTGCCCGCAGGACCGCCTGTGCGAAGGCAACTGCGTGATCGAACAATCCGGCCACGGCACGGTCACCATTGGCGCGGTGGAAAAATACATCACCGATACCGCCTGGGAAAACGGCTGGGTCAAGCCGATCCGCCCGGCGATGGAGCGTGGCGAATCCGTCGGCATCATCGGTGCTGGTCCTGGCGGGCTGGCCGCGGCCGATGTGCTGCGCCGCGCCGGCGTGCAGGTGACGGTCTATGACCGCTACGACCGCGCCGGCGGCCTGCTGACCTATGGCATCCCCGGATTCAAGCTGGAAAAGCCGGTGGTGATGCAGCGCATCGCGCAGCTGGAGGATGGCGGCGTCACCTTCGTGCAGAACTGCGCCGTGGGGCAGGATATCAGCTTTGATGCGATCCGCGGCCAGCATGATGCCGTGGTCATCGCGACCGGCGTCTACAAGGTGCGCGCGATCGAGGCGCCGGGCTCGGGCGCCAAGGGCATCGTCAAGGCGCTGGATTACCTGACCGCCTCGAACCGCAAGAGCTTTGGCGATGATGTGCCCGAGTTCGACAGCGGCATGCTGGATGCCAGGGGCAAGCGCGTGGTGGTGATCGGCGGTGGCGACACGGCGATGGACTGCGTGCGCACCGCGATCCGGCAAGGCGCGCTCAGCGTGAAGTGCCTCTATCGTCGTGACCGCGCCAACATGCCGGGCAGCCAGCGCGAAACCCAGAATGCCGAGGAGGAGGGCGTCGAATTCGTCTGGCTGTCGGCGCCCAAGGGCTTCACCGGCGGCACGCAGGTGGATGGCGTGATGGTGCAGCGCATGCGCCTGGGCGCCCCCGATGCCACCGGCCGCCAGACGCCCGAGATCATCGAAGGCGCCGATTACGTGGAACCCGCCGATCTGGTGGTGCAGGCGCTTGGGTTCGAACCCGAGGATCTGCCCACCCTGTGGGGCGTGCCGGACCTGGGCGTGACGCGCTGGGGTACGGTCAAGGCCGATTACCAGACCCATGCCACCAACCTGCCCGGCGTCTATGCGGTGGGCGACATCGTGCGCGGGGCCAGCCTGGTGGTCTGGGCAATCCGCGACGGGCGCGAGGCGGGGGCGGCGATCCTCGGCTGGCTGGCACAATCGGCGGCCGTGGCCGCAGAATAGCACCGGCCCCCGCGGGGGCATTCAGGGATTGCACAGGTGAAACAGGGGATTGCACGTCGAGGAAGGATCGGGGCGCCGCTGGCGGCCCTGCTGATGCTGTGCGCCGGATCGGCGCATGCCGCAATGGACATGCTGACCCGCGATACCACCTGCAAGCCGGTGCTGACCGTGCAAAAGCATGGCTGCCACGTGGAAAACTATTTCCGCTGCCGCGATGTGGGCGTTGGCTATTTCCGGCAGGAGACCTTTGACATCAAGGGCCTGTATATGGTGCGCCATTATTCGCAATGGCGCGTGAACCCGATCGCCGACCAGATCCTGCGCGGGAACCGTTCCGCCAACCCGAACCCAAAGCCCGCCTTTTCCGCCGAGGTAAGCGAGCAACTGGTGGTTGGCAGCCCGGAAACCGCCGAGGCATTCCCCGAAATCCGCAACAACGTTCTGCTGCACGGCATGCTGGTGACAAATGGCGAGCAAGCGGATCTTCATGGCGTCGTTGCCGTGCCCATGCAGTTCTTCGCGCTGATGCCGGCACCCGGCGGCGGCACACAAGAGATGTTTGCCCAGACCTATTACCTGTCGGAACTGGATGTCGAGATCTATGGCGAATCCAGTCTGGGCACCCGGCGGCTGGGCAACCCGGTCGCGCAGATCATCCAGCGCGATCAGTCCGGTTTCGGCAGCGAGACCCCCGTGAATGACTGCCGCATGCTCAGTGCTCTGCGCGTTCCGCAGGGAGGTGCGTCATGAGGTTGCTTTTTGTCGTTGCCTGTCTGCTGCTGCCTGGTGTCGCGGGGGCGCAGCAGGTGTTCACCCCGCCGCCCGGTTGCCAGGGCTTTCTGACCGTGCAGTCGCGCGGCTGCAAGCTGTCGAACCACTACCGCTGTCCGGCCGATCCGGCCGGGCACCAGTGGCGGGTGGATTTCGGTGCGCTTGGCGCCTATTTCGTCAGCCGCATCGACGCCGAGGCGCAGTGGATCCAGTCGGTCGATCTGGTCAGCGGCGTGCAGCAGGATCTGGCGGCGGGGGCGGTGGATCCGGCCTCGTTCAGCGGGCTGCTGGCGACCGGGACCGACACCTACGATTTCGGCCAGACCGCCAGCGATGGCAAGCGCACCCGGGTGCGCGGGTTTGATACGCTGACCGGCCGCAAGGTGGTGGTCGACGGGGTGGAACTGGAGGAAACCAGCTTCGAATTCCGCGAAACCACCGCCGATGGCATCTTCCTGAACACCGCGCGGGGCAAGGAATACATCAACCGCAACTG encodes:
- a CDS encoding ATP-binding protein, whose amino-acid sequence is MRRQVLARLAGVGLTVLAAVSASVVALGLARDVRDGIEALAIANSDSAQWTMAQLDVEMLAFQLEIRGLQAGTGSADQLRRRFDVLYGRIGLMGTSRLYAPLRGRGDFDSGATAARALLDWATPLIDGPDPALLAALPELADRADRLRPLLRNVTLSGQRAMAAESDLRRQEASATLTRVPVLTLVLFGVLAGLVVVLARLFGQARQRGAEQALTHGRLRAIVATSLDAILVVDARGRILDFNGAAEALFATSRLVALGQHVGGFVACGASDGTCPDGLPRAGSGLARVDGLRRDGGRFPAECSVGEAGSDDGLIRVCFLRDISDQLAAEQALVEARDRALAGERSNAEMLALMSHEIRTPLNGILGTLDLLQDTRLTARQRDYLRIVRNSGDLLLRHVNDVLDIARLDAGKMPVAHAPFDAAALLEDIAASQRPAAQRLGNRLAVAPGAPGMVLGDALKLRQVLLNLTGNAVKFTRDGEITLAARRAADDRVEFSVTDTGIGIASADLGRIFDDFVTLDSSYGRRTEGTGLGLPIARRMVRAMGGTIEVESDEGLGSRFRILLPLPAATDPVVAPLPGGGGGPAHVLAPPLPCKLDVLVVEDNEVNRFVVRQLLADDGHRVDEAVNGAEGVRLAAARAYDLILMDIGMPEMDGVAATRAIRAGAGASRATPIIALTANALPEDLARFEAAGMAATLVKPLSCGALRDVLAGVVPAPPDDAALPVMDAEQAAGLLEGLGRAGFDTLLGRFLDETGAGLEELASATERDDAAALADLAHRLAGSAAVFGAARLRAQLVVLEAAARAGEMAPLARGAAAALDDWPETRRAFGAI
- a CDS encoding undecaprenyl-diphosphate phosphatase produces the protein MTLLTLSLLAIVQGITEFLPISSSAHLILLHEWTGQTADALALDVAVHIGSVLAVILYLRAEVGRVLRGLGQLAGGDRTAPDARLALQLVLVTIPTLIMGAVLAATGLVDRLRDPVIIGVTMIVFGLWLWWAHRSQPEDRKMDDWNMRDVVRMGLWQAVALIPGVSRSGITMTTARLLRFERHAAARLSMLMSIPVTLATGGYLGLKVVTEGMSAAQWGQVGLAAALAFVSAWVALVLMMRFLDRVSFTPYVIYRVVLGVVLLAIAL
- a CDS encoding molybdopterin-dependent oxidoreductase — encoded protein: MLRIANLAVIATLIAPAALRADAPPPLPSPQGPPVLTVTGTIAVTNAGDAAVFDLAMLQSLGSADLRTSTPWTEGVQQFSGLPLFRLTERLGITEGLLFAKAINDYNAEIPIKDAAPGRALIAWEMNGAPIPPRGQGPLWVIYPYDVSTEFQSEVIYSRSIWQLDRIEVLPDGAP
- a CDS encoding NAD(P)-dependent oxidoreductase encodes the protein MATEKMLRFVSLGKEMPEKRPADLRAQDFHEIYREFADAKAADQASRCSQCGVPYCQAHCPLQNNIPDWLRMTAMGRLEEAYEISQATNTFPEICGRICPQDRLCEGNCVIEQSGHGTVTIGAVEKYITDTAWENGWVKPIRPAMERGESVGIIGAGPGGLAAADVLRRAGVQVTVYDRYDRAGGLLTYGIPGFKLEKPVVMQRIAQLEDGGVTFVQNCAVGQDISFDAIRGQHDAVVIATGVYKVRAIEAPGSGAKGIVKALDYLTASNRKSFGDDVPEFDSGMLDARGKRVVVIGGGDTAMDCVRTAIRQGALSVKCLYRRDRANMPGSQRETQNAEEEGVEFVWLSAPKGFTGGTQVDGVMVQRMRLGAPDATGRQTPEIIEGADYVEPADLVVQALGFEPEDLPTLWGVPDLGVTRWGTVKADYQTHATNLPGVYAVGDIVRGASLVVWAIRDGREAGAAILGWLAQSAAVAAE
- a CDS encoding DEAD/DEAH box helicase, with product MTETTLAAPLAAALAAKGYETLTPVQQAVLAEDLAGRDLLVSAQTGSGKTVAFGLAIAPELLSGDLAVAAAPRALVVAPTRELALQVRREFEWLYGPAGAQIASCVGGMDWRTERRALDRGAAIVVGTPGRLRDHIEKGSLDLSDLRAVVLDEADEMLDLGFQEDLEFILSAAPESRRTLMFSATVPKEIEALATGYQRDAARVQVKGEARQHGDIAYKAMSVLARDKENAIINLLLLQQARVAIVFAKTRASVTHLHARMANRGFKVVALSGELSQEERTRALQSLRDGRAQVCIATDVAARGIDLPGLDLVVHFDLPSNSETLLHRSGRTGRAGAKGTAVLVVAPSDARKAQRLLQGAKVEAEWVKPPTADEVQAADDGRMLASDLLHEAATEDEAPLVEAILGSASPEAAAVAFLRLWRAGRSAPEIVGDLPPVEPREARPPRDKAEFGPSVWYSLSVGHEGRAEARWLLPKICDGAGITRTDIGAIRVQQRETFVQIGEGAAPKLGASLELEPGLLATRMDSAPDLDRPSRPAAPRGGKPAYKPFDRPQGPSRKPYGDREDSGERRPYTPRPPRESGDGERSYTPRPVMAEHSGDRSASTERKPYVKRDYGDSKPYAKREDGDRKPWARPAGEDRKPFAKREDGDRKPWGKPAGDDRKPYAKREDGDRKPYVKREYGDSKPFAKREDGDRKPWGKPAGDDRKPFAKREDGDRKPYVKREDSRGGAFAKREDAPRKPYGKRDEDGAKPRSFAPKGADARPTRAPAAKPNFSDPSQSLRKPRSPGKPAPKGGFKPKR